The following nucleotide sequence is from Chloroflexia bacterium SDU3-3.
TGTGGGCAAGGATACAGCGCTGGCGCAGATCGTGCGGCTGGTGCAGGAGGCCCAGGGGTCGAAGGCCCCGGTGCAGCAGCTGGTGGACAAGGTGTCGGCGGTGTTCGTGCCCGTGGTGATCGGCATCGCCGCGCTGACCTTTGTGGCCTGGATGCTCGCCACCGGCGATTTCACCCAGGCCCTGATCTTCGCGGTGGCGGTGCTGGTGATCGCCTGCCCCTGCGCGCTGGGGCTGGCCACCCCGACCGCGATCATGGTCGGCACAGGCACGGGCGCGGCGCACGGCATCCTGATCAAGAACGCCGAGGCGCTGGAGCGCGCCAGCAAGCTGACGACGGTCATCTTCGACAAGACCGGCACGATCACCGAGGGGCGGCCATCCGTCACCGACATGGTTGGGGCCGACGAGGCGCGGCTGCTGCGCCTGGCCGCCAGCGCCGAGCGGGCATCCGAGCACCCGCTGGGCGAGGCGGTGGTGCGCGCCGCCCAGGAGCGCGGCGTGGCGCTGGCCCAGCCCCAGCAGTTCGAGGCGCTGGCCGGGCACGGCATCCAAGCCATGGTCGATGGCGCGGCGGTGCTGGTTGGCTCGCCCCGCCTGATGGCTGAGCGCGGGATCGAGATCGGCGCGCTGCGGGGGGAGATCGAGCGCATGCAGCGCGAGGCCAAGACCGCCGTGGTGGTGTCCGCCGACGGTGCGGCGCTAGGCGCGCTGGGCATCGCCGACACGCTCAAGCCCACATCCGCCGCCGCCATCGACGAGCTGAAGCGGCGCGGCGCGGCGGTGCTGATGCTCACCGGCGACAACCGCGCCACCGCCGAGGCCATCGCGCGGCAGGTGGGGCTGGACGCCGCCGAGGTGCGCGCCGAGGTGCTGCCGGAGATGAAGGCCGCCGAGGTGAAGCGCGCGCAGGAGCAGGGCGCGACCGTGGCCATGGTGGGCGATGGCATCAACGACGCGCCTGCGCTGGCCCAGGCCGATGTGGGCGTGGCCATGGGCGCTGGCACCGACGTGGCCATGGAGACCGCCGACCTCACGCTGCTGCGCGGCGACCTGCGCGCGGTGGCCCAGGCGATCACACTCAGCCAGCGCACCATGGCCACCATCCGCTGGAACCTGTTCTGGGCGTTTATCTACAACGTGATCGGCATCCCGCTGGCGGCTGGCCTGCTCTACGCGCCGCTCGGCATCCAGCTCAGCCCCATGATCGCCGCCGGGGCCATGGCCTGCTCATCGGTGTTCGTGGTGAGCAACTCGCTGCGGCTGCGCGGCGTGCGGCTCTAGTTCTGGCCGCACAACACTTTACACGAATAATGCGCCCTATGCCATTTCTCAGGCATAGGGCGCATTGTTAGAGGATCAACATCCAGCTGAACACACGCAGGCTGTCAAGGCTATAGCTCCAGCGCCTCGACCTGGGCGAGCTGGAGGATGGTGCGCACATCGCGCAGCGGCGACATGCCGAACAGCCGCGCGTACTCGCGGCTGAACTGCGAGAGGCTGCGGTAGCCCACCTGCAGCGCGGCGGCGGTCACATCGGCAGCGCCGCTGAGCATCAGCCGCCGCGCCTCCTGCAGGCGCAGCTGCTTCTGGTACTGCAGCGGCCCCATGGCCGTAAGCGCCTTGAACTTGTGGTGCAGCCCCGACACGCTCATGTTCGAGGCCCGCGCCAGCTCCTCGATGGTGAACGCGCAGTCGTAGTGTCGCTCGATCCAGACAATCGCCTGGGCGATACCGTCGCCCTGCTGCTCGAAGAAGACCTGCTGGAGAAACAGGTGGCCGTAGTCGCCCGAGAGCAGGTGGTAGATAAGCTCCTGCTTGATCAGCGACGCGCGGAACACCGCGCCGCGAGGGCTGGCATCGGCCCGCAGCAGGCGGCAGCACAGGTCAAGCAGCTCGTCATCCGCCCTGCCCACGAACGACCCGATGCTGGGCTGGCCCTCGGGGGGCCGCACCTGCAGGCCCGACTCCGAGAGCACCGCCGCGACCTCGGCGGGGGCTAGGTCGATGCGCAGGCCGATGTAGGGCGTGTGAGCCGACGCGCCGACCACCTGGGCCAGTCCTGGCATGCGGATCACCGAGACCAAGAAGCTGCCCGCCGGACAGTCCACGATCTGCTCGCCGAACTGGATGCGCTTACCGCCTTGCAGGATAAGACAAAAAGACGGCGACAGCACCGATGGGATGGGCGGCGTGGCGCGGGTGTTGCGCACCACGGTAAGAAATGGGATGTTCGTCTTGGCCTTGCCGTCGGCCTTGGTCACGCGCTCGGTCAGCGCGATAGTGGCCGCCAGCCGCTCGCTCAGATCTTCCACAGTGCCACGCCTCTCTTTTTGCCCACGCTCGACCCTGCCCTAGCCCTCCACTCCATTATCGCATAGAACGCCCCGCGCAGCTCTTGCAGCTTTAGGCAAATGAGCGGCAGAAACGGACTAGCCCGCAGCCCCGCCGCCACGTACCATTTCCCTATCGATCATTCATTGACACAAAGCGAGGGTTGACCATGGCCGCACACACACGCAAGCTGGGCACGCAGGGGCTGGAGGTCTCGGGCATCGGGCTGGGCTGCATGCCCATGAGCCAGTCGTACGGGCCAGCTGACGAGCGCGAGTCGATCGCGGCGCTGCACCGCGCCATCGAGCTGGGCTGCAACTTCTTTGATACCGCCCAGGGATACGGGCCGCTCACCAACGAGGAGCTGCTGGGCCGCGCGTTCAAAGGGCGGCGCGCGCAGGCGATCATCGGCACCAAATTTGGCTTCCGCTTCAAGGACGGCAAGCAGGTGGGCACCGAGCGGGCCAGCCGCCCCGAGCACATCCGCGAGGCGGTGGAAGGCTCGCTGCAGCGCCTGCAGACCGACTATATCGACCTGCTCTACCAGCACCGCGTCGACCCCGCCGTGCCGATGGAGGAGGTGGCGGGCACCGTGGGCGAGCTGGTGAAGGAGGGCAAGGTGCGCTTCTTCGGCCTCTCCGAGGCGGGCGTGGCCAACATCCGCCGCGCCCACGCGGTGCACCCCGTCTCGGCGCTGCAGAGCGAGTACTCGCTGTGGGAGCGCAACCTAGAGCCGGAGATCATCCCCGTGCTACGCGAGCTGGGCATCGGCCTCGTGCCATTCGCGCCGCTGGGGCGCGGCTTCCTGACCGGCGCGGTGACGCGCGCCGAGGACTACCCCGAGGGCGACACCCGCCGGATCGACCCGCGCTACCAGGGCGCAAACTTCGACGCCAACATGCGCGCGGCCCAGATCGTCCACCAGATTGCCGCCGAGGTTGGGTGCGCGGCGGGCCAGGTGGCGCTGGCCTGGCTGCTGCACAAGGGCGACGACATCGTGCCCATCCCCGGCACCAAGCGCCGCACGCACCTGGAGGAGAACATGGGCGGCCTGTTGGTGGCGCTCGATGCAGACCAGATGGCGCGGCTCGACCAGGCCATGCCCACGGGCACCATCCTGGGCAACCGCTACCCCGACTGGATCATGGCCACTATCGACCGCTAGAAAGAGGAGGCGGAGATGCGCGAGACGGTGCTGGTGACCGGCGGGAGCGGCTATGTGGCCGAGTGGTGCGTGGTCGAGCTGCTGCGGCAGGGCTACACGGTGCGCACCACCGTGCGAAGCCTAGCCAAGGAACCGCAAGTGCGCGCCCAGATCGGCGCGGCTATCGACCCCGGCGAGCAGCTGCGGTTCTTCGCCGCCGACCTGCTGGATGATGCGGGCTGGGATGCGGCGGTGGCGGGGTGCGACTATGTGCTGCACGTCGCCTCGCCGCTGGATGCGGCGGGCGGCCCCGATGCGCTGATCGCCCCGGCCCGCGATGGCGCGCTGCGCGTGCTGCGCGCCTCGGCCAGGGCGGGCGTGCGGCGCGTGGTGATGACCTCGGCGTGCGCGGCGGCCAGCCCGACGCTCTACACCGACGACAGCATCAGCGACGAGAGCGTATGGACCGACCCCAACGACACCCGGATCAGCGCCTATCGAAAGTCGAAGACGCTGGCCGAGCTAGCCGCCTGGAAGTATATCGAGGAAGAGGCGCGGGGACAGACCGAGCTAAGTACCATCCTGCCCGGCGCGGTCTTCGGGCCGGTGCTCTCGGCGGCGCATATCGGCACCGCCCAGGTCATCCAGCGCATCATGCGCGGCAGCGCGCTGGGCGTGCCGCGCATCGGCTTCGAGGTGGTGGATGTGCGCGACCTCGCCGACATCCACATCCGGGCCATGACCCACCCGCACGCGGCGGGCCAGCGCTTCATCGCTGTGAGCGAGTTCATGTGGATGAGCGAGATCGCGGGCGAGCTGCGCGCCCGGCTTGGAGACGCGGCGCGCGGCATCTCGACCCACACGCTGCCCGACATCCTGATCCAGCTGGTGGCACGCTTTGACCGCGACCTGCTGTCGATCACACCCGCGCTGGGCAGGAAGAACCGCCACACGGCAGCCAAGGCACGGCAGCTGCTGGGCTGGCAGCCCCGGTCAGCCCGCGAGACGGTGATAGACTGCGCCCAGAGCCTGATCGGGTGGGGGCAGGGCTAGGCAGGCACGCCAACAGCAAGACAAACTGGCGTAAGCGCGGTAGAGTACGGCCAGCGCAGGCAATGCGCTGCAGAAGCTTCGCATTTCGCTAGGCGATGAAGTGCACCTTTGGAGAAAAGCTACGTTATCCTGCTCAACGGGCCGTCGAGCGCGGGCAAGTCCACGCTGGCCCGCGCCATCCGGGCCACGCTCGACCGGCCCTTCTGGCATATCGCATCCGATCAGTTTGTCGAGGCGGGCATGCTGCCGCCGCGCCGCCCGCACCCGCCGGAGTTCACATGGAAGGAGCAGAGGCCGCGCTTCTTTGCGGCGTTCCACCGCTGCCTGCCCGCCATCCTCAGCGCCGGGAACAGCCTGATTGTCGACCACGTGATCGAGTTCCAGGAGTGGATGGACGAGCTGGTCGACCTGCTCGCGCCCTACGACGTGTTCTTTGTGGGCGTGCGCTGCCCGCTGGAGGAGCTGGAGCGCCGCGAGCGCGAGCGCGGCGACCGCGCCATCGGCGAGGCGCGCGACCACCTGGCGGTGGTCCACTCCTTCGGCAGCTACGACTTCGAGGTGGACAGCGCGGCGCACAGCGCAGAGGAGAACGCCGCGCAGATCATCGCGGCCTGGCGGCGGCGGGCTAGGCCCTCGGCCTTCGAGCGGATGCGCCGCGCCCAAGGGTGATGCGCCCTAGCCCCGCGCCAAGTACTGATCGGGCTGAGCCAGAAACAGGTCGCGGCAGGCCGGCGAGCAGAACCGGAAGATCCGGCCATCGTGTGTCGCGCCTAGGTCGCCAGGGCCGACGGCCATGCCGCACACGGGGTCGCGGCCATCCTCGCCAGGATAGGGGATGAACACCGCCAGCGCGGTGCCCTGGCCCGGCTGGCTGCGCACATCCAGCGTGCCGCCGGTCAGCTCGGCGCGCTCGCGCATGCCACGCAGGCCCCAGTGGCCCTCGGCGGCGCTGTCGGGCGCGGGCGGGGTGAAGCCCTGGCCGTCATCCACGATGGTGAGGTGCAGCCCATCGGTCGCGTAGCGCAGGCGGATCTCGACACGGCTAGCCCGCGCGTGGCGGGCGATGTTGGCCCAGGCCTCCTGTACGATGCGGAACACGGCCAGCTCGCTCTGCGGGGCCAGCCGCCGCGCCGCGCCCTGCTGGGCCACGCTGGCCTCCACGCCCTGGGCCGGGTGCCGCTGGATGAGCAGCTGCGCCGCAGGCAGCAGGCCCAACTCCTCCAGCGCGGGCGGGCGCAGGTCGCCGATGATCCCGCGCAGGTCGTCCACCAACGCGGTGACGCTGGCGCGGGTCTCGCGCAGCTGCTCGGCGGCATGGTCGGGCGAGCGCTCCATCAGCCGTCCGGCGCGCTCCACGCTGTGGCCCAGCGCGATCAGGCGCTGCACGATGTCGTCGTGCAGCTCGCGGGCCAGGCGGCTGCGCTCGGCCTCCTGGGCAGTGCTGAGCGCGGCGATGTAGGCGTACTGGCGGCGCAGGCCCTGCTCGGTGTGCGTGCCCAGCACGTCGATGGCGCGGCGCAGGTCTTCGAGGGCAGGCTGGCCATCCAGCGGCTGGCCCTGCGCCGCAAAGTCGCCGCGCGTCATGGCCTCGGCCCGCCGCACCAGCTCGCGCAGGGCCTGCGAGCGCACAAGGATGGGCTGCTCATCTTGATGTTCCATTGGGGTTCTCCGAGGGGTGGTGTTGGGTGGGGCTTTTGGCGCTATAGCGCTGCCCCTGGCATGGTGTCGCTTCGCTCTGAAAAAGGCGGCGGTGGCCGCGCTGCTGGCCTATGTGATGATGGCGGTGGTGCTTGGGCGGTGGATGGTATCACTTTTCGGGGATAGTTCCGCGTCGGGCCGAACGTGCGAGTAGTTCCGCTTGGTTGCTGGGTGGATGCCCTGCGCGGGCAGCGCCTAGGGGACTGCCCCTAGGAACCCCGCGAGGGGGTGTAACCCCCTTCGATCCCTCAATTTTGAGCGTTCCTATGCCATCTGCTGGTAGCTGGTGTTTGTGCATATGGCCAGTGTGCACGAGCGGCACCTTCGCCGCATGGGCGGGGTAGGTAGGGTATAGCGCAAGGATGCTTCCACCCGCCCCAGCCGTAGGCAAGGCTTGAAGCCTTGTGCCCCCGCCGCAGCGGGGCGGGCTGGCAGGGCCTGCGGGCTAGTGCCGTGCGGCCTCGCCCATCCGGCGAAGGTGTGCGATGGGGCGGCTGGCCATAATCCCATCCGTAGCGACGAGGCGGCTGCGCACGAGGCAGCGCGATTTTTCCTGCATGCTTCGTCGTGCGCTCACCTGCCTCACTCGTGCGCTCACTCGCCCAGGCGAATGTCGCCGCGCTGGATGGCCGCCGTCACCGCCTCGGTGCGCGAGGCCACGCCCAGCTTGGCGTAGATATTGGCCAGGTGGTTCTGCACCGTGCGGTCGCTGATCGCCAGCTCGGCGGCGATCTGCTTGTTGGTGAGGCCGCGCGCCGCCAGCCGCAGCACCCCCAGCTCGCGCTCGGTCAGGTCGGCGGCGCTGCGCTGGGGGTGCTGGGCCACGATCTGGGCCACGGCGGGGTCGATCATGCGCTGGCCCGCCGCCACGGCCCGCACCGCCCGCACGATATCGCGGCTCTCCGCTGTCTTCAGCACATAGCCGCTGGCCCCCGCATCCAGCAGGCCCGACACGTAGGGCGGGTCGGCGTAGGCGGTGAGCGCCAGCACGCGCACGGCGGGCGCGGCGGCGCAGATCTGGCGGGTGGCCTCCACGCCCGACAGCTCGGGCATGGCGATATCCATCACCACCACATCGGGGCGCAGCGCCAGGGCCAGGTCCACCGCCTCGTGGCCGTCGCGAGCCTCGCCCACCACGGCGATATCCGGCTCGTCGGTCAGCAGCTCGCGGATGCCCTTGCGCACCACCCCGTGGTCATCGGCTATCACCACCCGGATCGCCATAGCTGCCCCCTAGCTGTTCAGCGCCGCAAGCTGCATCAGCAGAGGCAGGCTACCCTCGAACTTCAGCTTGCCGGTCAGGAAGGCCATCTGGCCATTGAGCCTGCCGCTCATCATGGCCAGATAGTCGTCGGCGGCCATGCGCAGCGTCACCTCGGGATCATCGGCGCCGCCAAATACCAGGCTGCCCTGCATCGGCTCGCCGTCCGGCTGGGCCAGCTCCAGCGTCACCTTGCCGCGAAAGCCCTTGAGCAGGTCGATCTTGCGCTTCTGGTAGTAGTAGAAGGGGTGGGCCATACCGACATCCAGGCCAGCTCGCCACTCATCCACATTGGCGAAGATCTGCATGTCGCTGTCGAGGATACCGCCGGGCACCACGCTGAGCGCCCCCTGGGCCACCCGCAGGCCGTAGGTGCCGCCCTCGGCCCCGGCCACGTGGTAGGTGGTGGTGAAATCGGGCTGCGCGGCGATCTCCGGCCCCGCCTCGCGCAGCATGCGCTCGAACACCTGCTGGACCTCATTCTCATAGTACTGCGAGACAACGGACATGTGGCTCTTCCTTCTGCTACAAAAAGGGAAAACGCGCATCACGGCGCGTCAAGCGTCTCCACCACCAGCGTCTGCTGGATCGGCTCGTCGGGCGGCAGCGTGACGATCATCGCCAGCCCGCGCCCAGCGGGCAGCGGCACACTCAGGTCGAAGGGGGCCGACTGCTGCGGCTGGATGCTGGTGGCCCCGCCGCCACCGATGGTGTAGGTCACGCCCGCGCTGTCGCGAAAGGTGAAGGCGGTGGTCGGCACATCCAGCGGCTGCGCGGCGGTGTTGGTGATCGTGCCGCGCACCTTCACATTGCCGCCATCGCGGGCCAGAGCGCTCACCTCCACGCGGGCGCGCGCGCCGCTGGCCACCGGCGTGAGCGCGGGCACCGCCGCGCCGCTGGCGAAGCGGTCGCCCAGGCTCTTGAGCGCGGCCTGGGCGTCGGGCGGCAGCTGCGGCAGGCTCACCTGGGGCAGGCTGCCCGCTGCGGGCGGCGCGCTTGGGTCGGTCGGCTGCGGGCGGAAGGTGTCTACCAGGGCCTGGTTGTTGACCGCACCGCCCACATACTGCCCGATCAGCACCAGCGCGATAGCCACCAGCACGCCGATCAGCCAGAACGGCGGCGAGAAGCGCGGATTCTCCATACCCCCTCCTACGCGGCACCGCTCTGGCCAGCCGCCGGGCGCGGGGCCGCGCGGCCCACCAGCGCCAGCCCGATGGCCGAAAGCGCGCCGACCACAAAAAAGGTGAGCCAGGGCAGCGCGGGCAGCGCGATCTGGCCGCCCAGGGTGTAGAGCCAGCCGCCGGCCAGGTTGCCCAGCCCGCCGCCGAACGCCAGCGCCAGCGAGCCAAACCCAAAGTACGATCCCAGCGCCGCCGGGTTGGCCAGCCGCGCCATCACCGTCTGCTGCGAAGGCGCGACCAGCAGGCCGCCCAGCGAGAAGATCGCCACGCAGCCCAGCACAGCGGCGGTGGTGGTGGCCAGCGAGATCAGGCCCAGGCCCACCGCCATCAGGGCCACGCCCACCACCAGCAGCTGCTCGTGGCGCAGCCAGCGCTCGGCCAGCCGCACCAGCGGGTACTGCAGCACGATCGACATCCCCGAGTTCAGCGCGTAGACCCAGCTCACCGCCGACTCGTTGCCGCTTATGGTGGTGGCCACCAGCGGCAGCGAGATCGACATCTGCACCCACATAAACCAGTAGCCCATAAGCATGGCGGTAAACAGCACGAAGGGCCTGTCGCCCACGGCCATGCGCAGACCCTGGGTGGCCATGCCGCCCTCTTGGGCGGCCACCCGCACCGGCGGCAGGAGGAAAATACTGATCAGCAGGCACACCACGAAGCAGGCCGTGGCCCCGTAGGCCACCAGCGCGAAGTCATAGGGCAGCAGCCACGCGCCCACCGCCGGACCGATCGTCATGCCCAGCCCGCTCACCACGCCCATGATCGCGTAGTAGCGGCTGCGGGTCTCTGGCTCGGTCAGCGCCGCGATCGCCGCCGACTTCGGCGAGTCGAACAGCGCGCCGCCCAGCGCGGCCAGCACCCCCGACAGCATCAGCAAGGGAAAGGTGGTAGCATGCGCCATCATCGCAAAGCCCACCACGCGGATGGCAATACCAATACAGATCAGGATCTTGGCCCCGAAGCGGTCGGCCAGCATGCCGCCAAACACCGTCAGGCCCTGCTGAGTCAGCTGACGCACCGCCAGCACCAGGCCGATCAGCGCTGCGTTCCAGCCCAGACCCTGCACATAGTGCACCGAGATCATGGGGATGACCATAAAGAAGCCACCCCACATAAAGAAGGTGTCGATCAGCACCGAGATCAGGCCGCGACGCCGTGCCGCGGGAGAAAGCGTGGCCATGTTGCGCTATACCTACCACTAGATTGTGCCGATTCAGCACAGGTGGCCAGTATACCATGGTGGGGGATGCGCCCGGAGGCGCGGGAGGGGAATGAGACGCGAGCGGCGGACAGGCCTAGGGGCCACGCCCGCCACCCTATAGCGGTAAAGGGCATCTTCCGTGGATGCCATGGGGTCTGTAGCAGGCAAACCTCCCCTGGTTGGTCGCTCTTGCCCAGCCGTAAGGCGAGCAGTGGATCAACCGCAACCGTACGCCGATAAAAAGAATGAGAGAAAGCCACGCATCTTCGACGGCGTAGGGCCACTGCGGGTAGGCAACGAAGGATGAAAGACAGCACTATTCCCTATTCACATGCGGTTTCTACCACATAGGGTTGCTCCTTTACACTTTCTCAACCTTTGTGTACTCAGACAGTGTTGCCAAAGATCAAAAAAATACACGCGCCTTTTAATGTATACTGTTGGCACGTTTGTGGTTGGGAGAGAAAACAATGGAGCCATCCGACGAGGCGTTGCTACAATCCTGCCGCCTCGGCGATGCCGATGCATGGGAACAGCTTGTTCAGCGCTACCAGCGCTTAGTCTATACCATCCCACGCCGCGCTGGCCTCGGCGAAGATCTAGCAGCCGAGGTGTTCCAGCGTGTTTTTGCCCTCCTAGTGCAAAAGATCGGCACGATCGAGCAGCCCGAGCGGATCAGCGCGTGGCTCACCACCGTAGCCAAACGCGAGACATGGCGGGTCATCCAGCAAGAGCAGCGCGCCCTTACATCCCACATCGCTCTCGGGGATGATGAAGAAAATGGCGAGATCATCATCGCCGACACGGCCCTACCCGATGATCAGGTCACGCAGATCGAAGAGCAGCACCAGATCCGGCTCGCGATCCAGACCCTGGGGGAGCGCTGCACCAAGCTGCTGACCATGCTCTACTATCAGGATGAGACCCCGGCCTACACCGAAATTGCAGCCACGCTGGGCATCAGCACGGGCAGCATTGGGCCAACGCGCGCCCGCTGCCTTGAGAAACTGCGCCGCAAGCTTGAGGAAATGGGGTTTGAGTAGCCCGCAGGCCACAGAGTACACCGCGCCGCATGTCAAGCACGCCGCCCGCATGTATTTTTTCAGCCTGGCGCCACACTGTCCTTAGTAGAATTCATGGCTATTGGAGTAGATAACATGAGTGGCGCATCCGCACGGTGTACCTTTGAGCAACTTGTGGCCCTTGCCGAAGGGCAATATCCGCCCGAGGAGCGTGCCGTGCTGCGTGCGCGCGCGCTGGCTTTCCCAAAAGATGCGGTGACGCTTGCATGGCTCGAGCGCGTCATCACGCACATACGCGACGACCAGAGCCTCAGCGCACCGCCCGAGGTGGTAGCGCGCGCCGCACGGCTGCTGCGCCCGCTGGCCCCGCCGCGTGCCCCCAGCCTGCGCGAGCGCGTCAGCGCCGCGCTGCGCTTCGACAGCAGGCTTCAGCCCGCCTTCGGGGTGCGCTCGGGGTTTGCCAGCACCCGCCAGCTGCTGTTCAACGCTGGCATGCACGACATCGACCTGCGCATCGCCCCGAGCGGCGGCAGCTGGACCATCTCCGGCCAGGTGCTTGGCCCCGAGGGGCCGGGCAGCGTGGCGCTGGAGCTGGCGGGCACCCGCTGGGAGGCCAAGCTCAACGATCTGGCCGAGTTTGAGCTGCCGCCGATCGCCGCAGGCACCTACACGCTCAGCCTTGAGCTTGAAGATGCCGAGATTGTCATCGACCGCCTGCACATCGAAGGCTAACCATGGAACGGCGTGCCCTAGCCGAACACCTCGTCAGCGCAGACACGGCGACACGCTACCTCATCTTGGCAGAATGTGTCGCCGATATTGATGTCCAGCTCGCCTGGGAGATCAAGACGATCTACGACGATGCGAAGGTATCGGACGCGCGCCGAGCGATTGCATGCGTGGATACGCTGCGCGCTGCGGCCAATCTCACAAACTCACCAACCATTGCAGCATATGTTCGATGGGTTGAAGGGATGGTTGCGCTCCACCTTGAAGGCCAGGCCGAGCAGAGCCTTCAGCTTCTCGATCAAACAATCGAAGACTTCAAGCAGCAACAGCTTCCACTGCTGGCAAGCTACACGCAGTTCAGCCGGATGCATGCCCTTGCCATCCTTGGAAGATATGATGAGGCGATCGCCTGCGGATTAGAAACCCGCACGATACTCTTGGAGCAGAACGACCTGATCTCGGTCGGCAAGATCGAACAGAACCTTGGCAATACCTACGGAAGACGCGGGCAATATGTCGAGGCGGAGCAATTTTTCCTCCTAGCCCGCGACCACTTCATTGAGGCAGGGCAACACCGGAAAATCGCTGGTGTTGAGAGCAACCTAGCAAATATCCTCGCCTCTCAATGTCGGCTCAAGGAGGCAGCAGATTTCTGCGAGCAGGCCCTCACTCGACTCGATAAAAATGAGGAGGGTGAAATCCATGCCTCTATTGAAGAAAACCTTGGCTGGCTAGCGCTCCTCCAAGGCCAGTACCATCGCGCGCTTGACTACCTCGGACGCTCGCGCAGGCTGTATGCTTCTTTTGGAACCCATGGTTCAGCAATCGCAGAACTCGGTATCGCCGATACCTATCTCAACCTAAACCTCACCTATGAGGCTGAATCTATCTATGTAAGGGCAGAGCAGATATTTACCGAGCGCGGAATGATCGGCGAGCTGGCAAATACCTGGGCCAACCATGCCCGTGCGTGCCTTGCCGTGAGTCGGCTTGCCGAGGCTCACACCCTTGCCCAAAAAGCTAGTAATGCGTACCTTGCCGAAGGGAATTCGGTGGGCAGCGCCGAAGTTGCGCTAGTGAGCGCACAGATCCTCTATGAACAGCACGAATATAGCCAAGCCTATGATGCGGCTGCGCAGGCAGAAGGGGCGCTGCTTGCGACCAATGTGATCGGAAAGATGCTGCTGGCCAGATGGGTGCGTGGCCAATGTGCAACCGCCCTCGGCCTGCCTACCGAAGCCGAAGAGATATTTACGACAACCCTAACCCAGGCAGAACAGCAACCGCTGCCGGAAATCGTGCGACTATGCATTACATCTCTCGGCATGCTTGCCATGAAAGTAGGAGAGATTGACCGTGCCCAAACCCTGTTCC
It contains:
- a CDS encoding copper-translocating P-type ATPase; the protein is MTTKHITFAVTGMTCASCSGRVERALRKAEGVVEANVNLATEQAHVEYDPQQAQPQALIATVERSGYGVITEQVELPVTGMTCASCSGRVERALRKAEGVVEANVNLATERASITYAPGVASLDTLRAAVEKAGYGVIMPAAESAQVDSEAQARQAELDEKRRKLVVAVIFTLPLFVVSMARDLGFIQPWLIGAGRAIAEQMPSMPMDEMMKMIPARDDLLNWIFLALATPVQLYSGRSFYIHAWKALRARTANMDTLIALGSSAAYLYSLAVLLAGMAGHVYFETAAVIITLILVGKFLEARAKSQTGAAIRALIGLQPKTARVLRGGAEAEVPLAEVRAGDIVSVRPGEKVPTDGVITMGQSTVDESMITGESMPVQKNVGDSVIGATINRAGAFQFRATRVGKDTALAQIVRLVQEAQGSKAPVQQLVDKVSAVFVPVVIGIAALTFVAWMLATGDFTQALIFAVAVLVIACPCALGLATPTAIMVGTGTGAAHGILIKNAEALERASKLTTVIFDKTGTITEGRPSVTDMVGADEARLLRLAASAERASEHPLGEAVVRAAQERGVALAQPQQFEALAGHGIQAMVDGAAVLVGSPRLMAERGIEIGALRGEIERMQREAKTAVVVSADGAALGALGIADTLKPTSAAAIDELKRRGAAVLMLTGDNRATAEAIARQVGLDAAEVRAEVLPEMKAAEVKRAQEQGATVAMVGDGINDAPALAQADVGVAMGAGTDVAMETADLTLLRGDLRAVAQAITLSQRTMATIRWNLFWAFIYNVIGIPLAAGLLYAPLGIQLSPMIAAGAMACSSVFVVSNSLRLRGVRL
- a CDS encoding AraC family transcriptional regulator, whose translation is MSERLAATIALTERVTKADGKAKTNIPFLTVVRNTRATPPIPSVLSPSFCLILQGGKRIQFGEQIVDCPAGSFLVSVIRMPGLAQVVGASAHTPYIGLRIDLAPAEVAAVLSESGLQVRPPEGQPSIGSFVGRADDELLDLCCRLLRADASPRGAVFRASLIKQELIYHLLSGDYGHLFLQQVFFEQQGDGIAQAIVWIERHYDCAFTIEELARASNMSVSGLHHKFKALTAMGPLQYQKQLRLQEARRLMLSGAADVTAAALQVGYRSLSQFSREYARLFGMSPLRDVRTILQLAQVEALEL
- a CDS encoding aldo/keto reductase, which encodes MAAHTRKLGTQGLEVSGIGLGCMPMSQSYGPADERESIAALHRAIELGCNFFDTAQGYGPLTNEELLGRAFKGRRAQAIIGTKFGFRFKDGKQVGTERASRPEHIREAVEGSLQRLQTDYIDLLYQHRVDPAVPMEEVAGTVGELVKEGKVRFFGLSEAGVANIRRAHAVHPVSALQSEYSLWERNLEPEIIPVLRELGIGLVPFAPLGRGFLTGAVTRAEDYPEGDTRRIDPRYQGANFDANMRAAQIVHQIAAEVGCAAGQVALAWLLHKGDDIVPIPGTKRRTHLEENMGGLLVALDADQMARLDQAMPTGTILGNRYPDWIMATIDR
- a CDS encoding NAD-dependent epimerase/dehydratase family protein encodes the protein MRETVLVTGGSGYVAEWCVVELLRQGYTVRTTVRSLAKEPQVRAQIGAAIDPGEQLRFFAADLLDDAGWDAAVAGCDYVLHVASPLDAAGGPDALIAPARDGALRVLRASARAGVRRVVMTSACAAASPTLYTDDSISDESVWTDPNDTRISAYRKSKTLAELAAWKYIEEEARGQTELSTILPGAVFGPVLSAAHIGTAQVIQRIMRGSALGVPRIGFEVVDVRDLADIHIRAMTHPHAAGQRFIAVSEFMWMSEIAGELRARLGDAARGISTHTLPDILIQLVARFDRDLLSITPALGRKNRHTAAKARQLLGWQPRSARETVIDCAQSLIGWGQG
- a CDS encoding AAA family ATPase, with protein sequence MEKSYVILLNGPSSAGKSTLARAIRATLDRPFWHIASDQFVEAGMLPPRRPHPPEFTWKEQRPRFFAAFHRCLPAILSAGNSLIVDHVIEFQEWMDELVDLLAPYDVFFVGVRCPLEELERRERERGDRAIGEARDHLAVVHSFGSYDFEVDSAAHSAEENAAQIIAAWRRRARPSAFERMRRAQG
- a CDS encoding YHS domain-containing protein, whose translation is MEHQDEQPILVRSQALRELVRRAEAMTRGDFAAQGQPLDGQPALEDLRRAIDVLGTHTEQGLRRQYAYIAALSTAQEAERSRLARELHDDIVQRLIALGHSVERAGRLMERSPDHAAEQLRETRASVTALVDDLRGIIGDLRPPALEELGLLPAAQLLIQRHPAQGVEASVAQQGAARRLAPQSELAVFRIVQEAWANIARHARASRVEIRLRYATDGLHLTIVDDGQGFTPPAPDSAAEGHWGLRGMRERAELTGGTLDVRSQPGQGTALAVFIPYPGEDGRDPVCGMAVGPGDLGATHDGRIFRFCSPACRDLFLAQPDQYLARG
- a CDS encoding response regulator transcription factor gives rise to the protein MAIRVVIADDHGVVRKGIRELLTDEPDIAVVGEARDGHEAVDLALALRPDVVVMDIAMPELSGVEATRQICAAAPAVRVLALTAYADPPYVSGLLDAGASGYVLKTAESRDIVRAVRAVAAGQRMIDPAVAQIVAQHPQRSAADLTERELGVLRLAARGLTNKQIAAELAISDRTVQNHLANIYAKLGVASRTEAVTAAIQRGDIRLGE